The proteins below come from a single Sander lucioperca isolate FBNREF2018 chromosome 20, SLUC_FBN_1.2, whole genome shotgun sequence genomic window:
- the cry1a gene encoding cryptochrome circadian regulator 1a — MVINTIHWFRKGLRLHDNPALKESLLGADTVRCVYILDPWFAGSSNVGINRWRFLLQSLEDLDYSLRKLNSRLFVIRGQPTDVFPRLFKEWNISRLSYEYDSEPFGKERDAAIKKLACEAGVEVTVRISHTLYDLDKIIELNGGQSPLTYKRFQTLISRMDVVEVPVESITADIMGKCSTPLSEDHDDKFGVPSLEELGFDTEGLSSAVWPGGETEALTRLERHLERKAWVANFERPRMNANSLLASPTGLSPYLRFGCLSCRLFYFKLTDLYRKVKKNSSPPLSLYGQLLWREFFYTAATNNPCFDKMESNPICVQIPWDRNPEALAKWSEGRTGFPWIDAIMTQLRQEGWIHHLARHAVACFLTRGDLWIGWEEGMKVFEELLLDADWSVNAGSWMWLSCSSFFQQFFHCYCPVGFGRRTDPNGDYIRRYLPILRGFPAKYIYDPWNAPEVVQKAAKCVIGVHYPKPMVNHAEASCLNIERMKQIYQQLSCYRGFGLLATVPSNSNGNGEMSSDGMGLSVEATHNAAVPSRYQMPVHSQREWQSGVMMYRQNDPQTSFGTHQQGYAGTSMKCYAQGAQQIPAIQKGRELHCTTQTVVKRHSEDSGNGKGSKVQRQSIH, encoded by the exons ATGGTCATTAATACGATCCACTGGTTCAGGAAGGGCTTGCGGCTCCACGACAACCCGGCGCTTAAGGAATCTCTGCTGGGAGCGGATACTGTCCGCTGCGTCTACATCCTCGACCCCTGGTTCGCGGGATCTTCCAACGTCGGGATCAACAGGTGGAG GTTCTTACTTCAGAGTCTTGAGGATTTGGACTACAGCCTCCGTAAGCTCAACTCTCGGCTGTTTGTGATACGGGGCCAACCCACTGATGTCTTTCCCAGACTGTTCAAG GAGTGGAACATTTCTCGTTTGTCTTACGAGTACGACTCTGAGCCCTTTGGGAAAGAACGAGATGCAGCTATTAAGAAACTGGCCTGTGAGGCTGGAGTGGAGGTGACAGTTCGCATCTCCCACACACTCTATGACCTGGACAA GATCATAGAGTTAAATGGGGGTCAGTCCCCTCTTACCTACAAGCGGTTCCAGACCCTCATCAGTCGTATGGATGTAGTGGAGGTGCCTGTGGAGTCCATCACGGCTGACATCATGGGGAAATGCAGTACGCCACTGTCCGAAGACCATGATGACAAGTTTGGTGTCCCCTCCTTGGAGGAGCTGG GTTTTGATACTGAAGGTCTGTCCTCAGCTGTGTGGCCAGGGGGAGAGACCGAAGCCCTCACGCGACTTGAGAGGCATTTGGAGAGGAAG GCATGGGTAGCCAACTTTGAGCGTCCCAGAATGAACGCCAACTCGCTGCTCGCCAGCCCGACAGGCCTCAGCCCGTACCTGCGCTTCGGCTGCCTCTCCTGTCGCCTCTTCTACTTCAAACTCACCGACCTCTACAGGAAG GTGAAGAAGAAcagctctcctcccctctcGCTCTACGGTCAGCTGCTGTGGCGCGAGTTCTTCTACACGGCTGCCACCAACAACCCCTGCTTCGACAAGATGGAGAGTAACCCCATCTGCGTTCAGATCCCGTGGGACCGCAACCCTGAGGCGCTGGCCAAGTGGTCGGAGGGCCGCACCGGCTTCCCCTGGATCGACGCCATCATGACGCAGCTGAGGCAGGAGGGCTGGATCCACCACCTGGCTCGACACGCCGTGGCCTGTTTCCTGACCCGAGGAGACCTGTGGATCGGCTGGGAGGAGGGCATGAAG gtGTTTGAGGAGCTGCTGCTGGATGCAGACTGGAGTGTGAATGCAGGCAGCTGGATGTGGCTCTCCTGCAGCTCTTTCTTCCAGCAGTTCTTCCACTGCTACTGCCCTGTGGGTTTCGGCCGACGCACAGACCCCAATGGAGATTACATACG GCGCTACCTGCCCATTCTGAGAGGGTTTCCAGCCAAATATATTTATGATCCCTGGAATGCTCCAGAGGTTGTGCAGAAGGCAGCCAAATGTGTTATTGGAGTGCATTACCCCAAGCCCATGGTGAACCATGCAGAGGCCAGCTGTCTCAACATTGAGCGAATGAAACAGATCTACCAGCAGCTCTCCTGTTATAGAGGCTTTG GCCTTTTGGCTACAGTTCCGTCCAACTCTAATGGTAACGGAGAGATGTCCTCAGACGGGATGGGATTGTCTGTCGAGGCtacacacaatgctgcagttcCATCTC gcTATCAGATGCCGGTTCACTCCCAAAGAGAGTGGCAAAGCGGTGTCATGATGTACCGGCAGAATGATCCACAAACGAGCTTCGGCACACACCAGCAGG GTTACGCAGGCACCAGTATGAAGTGTTACGCCCAAGGCGCACAGCAGATTCCTGCAATTCAGAAAG gaCGTGAACTCCACTGCACCACTCAGACCGTTGTCAAACGGCACAGCGAGGACTCTGGGAATGGCAAAGGCTCTAAAGTCCAGAGACAGAGTATTCACTAG